DNA sequence from the Cucumis melo cultivar AY chromosome 6, USDA_Cmelo_AY_1.0, whole genome shotgun sequence genome:
CTACTCCTTTATACGTATTCTCCAAAAATTTTCCATGCTTGATGTGCAGCAGTTGCTCCaaaaattttctcaaaatttgaatcatcAATGGCTTGATGAATGATGGTGATAGCCTTTTGATCTTTTTTCCTGGTATTTTGTAAAGTTTCTCGTTGAACTTGACTCAAAGTTGCATCACTTTCTGGTTCTTCAAAACCATTATTAACAATGTCCCACACATCTTGTGAACCAAGTAGAGCTTTCGTTTGAATACACCAACtgctataattttcttttgtaagtCGAGGTATTTGGAAGGGAACTAAATTGTTGTTTGCCATTAATTtgcaaaaacaatttttttaaactcCAAACTCTTGCTCTTATACCACTTTGTTGGAAGTGTGTGATGAAtaccccaaataaataatcaccaaatagaatatttaagaggaaataaaacaaacttattGGAAGACTTTAACTCTTTTTGTGTGTATTCTACTTCACACTTGGATGATTTAGATTACAACATTCCAAGCCTATTTATTGGATTGTCAGGAGCATAACTCATTCCACAATTAAACACAACAATTTAAATCCTACATTTAATTAATgtgaaactcttactaaattaactctaacCACTAGAAGAAAAGATATCTACTATGACAGTTCATTTcatctaaaattaaaaggagagaagaaaaaactgtcataaaagtTAAAATGTGCATTTTTGGCGGGTAAAACCggaattttttagatttgaagaatttatgacagtttttaactgtcataattctatgacaaattttaacggtcattgaatataaataataaaataatttattaattatatattttcttatctcCTTTCTCTCTACATCTCCACAAAAGGCTCCAAAAaccctttccttcttcaatcgaCGACGGCCGGCCAATCTTCAAAAACCCTTTTCAAAAATCCCTCTTCAAAATCCCTCAATCTCTCCATCTTTATCTCCATCGTTTAGTCTTTCTATCTTCAGCAGCCGCCCACTACAACCCACACAAGTACTATACCGCCGGCCACCATAGGTGCGACGGGCTTCAAATGGCATCTCCAGATGCGACGGGCTTCGTTAGATGGCATCTCCAGACGCACGAGCTTCATCTCGTTTTAGTTTTGTGTATTTTTTTAGAGtcacttaaatttttttttgttgctgtAAGCAGTAAAAGACATTGAAGAAGGTAATAACTTTGAGAAATAGCTTCAGTATATCAACAGTTTGGATTTTCTGATGTTTATATGGTTTAATGGTAAAAATTGCAGAGAAAGATGACACTTCGATGGAAGCTGTGAATGATGCAACTGATGATCAGGATCTGGTTACTAAGGCAATACGACCTCAAGGAAGGTTAGTCTCGTTGTATTTGGACTTTGTTAAGCTGTTAGAGTGTTTCCTAGTTTagaataaaaatgaataaaagcATGCTTAGATATCTATGCAGCTTGTTTTCTGCTATTTCTCCTCTTTTAATACACTGGTTTATACATATATGCAGCTTGTTTTGATGCCCCTGTTGGTTATTGTTCTATCTGAAAATAAGCTACTTTTATTAGGTCTTTTGGTAGGAAGCATCAGTGTAAGCACCTCGGAATCGTTACTTGGTATTTCATGATCAAAAGTTTCCCTTCATATCTACTATATAAACAATGAAGCATTTACATTTAATCAACATTGCTCACTAAAAGTTGATTTATTGTAGATGGTCATTAACAGCATTGCCTGGGTAATTTGGGTAAATCCTTTTCCAATTATCAAGAGTTCCTAACAATCCTATGCATCTTTTTCTTGCATTGTCTTTTAGTATCCCACTCTAACACATACACAAGAATGTACCAAAATAGGTTTAACTTAGGATGCAGCtgaaatatttttcttcttttttccctaGGTTTGAAATGTAAAATTAAATCTCGTTATTGTAAAAACCTAGTTAGGAAAAAAATTAGGACTGTTAGTATGATTGCGAGAAGGGGAATATCAGTAATTATTAGCTAGTAAGTTTGTTAaacattttagttttaaatagaGGGTGTGGATTGGAAGCAAggaattcataattttttgggATTCCTTTAGGAAATTTGGGAAAGACTAGTCTTCCACAAAGATTATGGTTGTTTTTGTTGTCGTCTGATTATGCTATCTTCCggttaaaagaaaaacatactgtagataccatattttgaccatttattttttacatttactttactttattttatttattaattttaattaatttaagatgatttgaatttgaatttaatttaaaaaaaaaagaaaaaaaaaagaaaagaaaacagtaTTTAAAAATTCATATCTTTTCCCTGTTTTATCTCAACCACTTCCAGTCCTACGATTTTCCCCCTCTCTACGCTCCCTCTCCACGATTCTTCCTCTCCACGATTCTTCCTCTCCACGATCCTCCCTCTCCACGTTTCTTCCCACGATTCTTCCCACTTTCTGACTATCACAAACACGATCTTCATGATCTggcaatcttaaaaaaaaaaagttaccatctcagtgccctataaaaacagagaaaaaaagagagaagagaggATTTCTTGATTACTGGAAGAAGAGATCAATTAAAAAGGAAAGGCAAAAAAAAATTTGAGTGTATCTTGGCATTTTTGCAACGATTCTTCAATTGCAACGATGATATGCTCAAATTTTCTTGGCATACTTCTAAGAATCTTTTCAACAACTCTTTGATCGCCTACTTCTTCACTATTTAATCTTAAACTATTGACAATTACAAGAATACGATTGAAAAATTCTTCAATAGTTCcagtttctttcattttcatgCAATCAAATTCGGATATGAGAGCTTATAACCTTACCATCTTTACCTAATTATCTTCTCCTTGATAGGTAGATTGTAAAATATCCCAAGCCGCCTTTGCAAAAGTAGCTGTTGAAATTCTCTCGAAAATAAATTCATCAACAACTTGATAAATGAAGAATAAAGCCTTCTTGTCTTTCTTACAATTTTCTCTTAACTCAACAAGTTGTTGCTCTGTGAGCTCACTTTAATTCTCAACTTCAGTGTATCTTCTTTCAACAATGCCCCACAATTTTTGTGAGCTAACACTTTTATTTGAATACTCAATTGATTAAAATTCTTTCCGTTGAACCTTGGAAGTTGGATTGTAACATGTTATCATTTGAAGCCATATCTAACCAGAGTTCTGATACTACACTTGTTGGAAACATAATAGGCCCTCACAATACAAATTaagaaacaagagaagaagattgttctcttattcacacaatttagacgaaaaaaattgaataatatttcttaaacttgaatttcttactttctttcttttcatacaaatgagaaaccttacacatatttatactaGTAGAAAAGTACATTAAAAGTCATCaataataaatatcaatacatgtgtctcttcatatatcaatgtatttagtgattaacTATTTCATGTATCTTAACTATTCACACATATTTAATAATGCAAATTCATGTATTAAGTTTAGACTAATTTAATTTCATCACGTTCCTTTGCTGTCCCAAGAAGAGATAGTGCTACTGAAACAATATTCATGGCAGACAACCCAGCTTCTTCTAGCTGATGGTGAGGCAATCCTTGTTCAATGTATCTATCTGGAAGTACCATAGCCCTAAACTGCAAAATGTGATAATTTACAAACTCAACATTACTGAATTACAATTGAAAGCTTGAGTATatatttgaatggaaatgattTTTCAGGTGCTTAAAATATTCTTTCAAGTACTGATAAAGTCATTTCAAATCAACTTTGAGAATCCTTATAATAATTACCTTAAGTGGTCCATCTAAGATTCCAGTTAAGCTTAAGAATTGTGAAACATGTGATCCAAAGCCTCCTATTGAGCCCTCCTCTACAGTAATAAGGATCTCATGCTGCTTAGCTAAGCACTTGACGAGTTCTGAGTCGAGAGGCTTGCAAAATCTTGCATCTGCAACCGTCGTGGAAACACCTAGAGTTTTCAGAATTCTTGCAGCTTCAAGACATTGTTGAACTATTGATCCATACCCCAAGAGAGCAACCCTATTGCCTTCCATCAATACCCTACCCTTTCCAATCTACTCAAAAGTTCAAAACATAAGCACAATTACAATTTTACTAAAAGTATGTTCCAATTTCAAAATTGAACCAATGAATGGTATAAATTATACACAAGTTTTTCTATCTTAGTTTCTTTTGTTACTATTGGGAATGACTAATCATTGTAGGAAATGGATTCTCAAAAAAtatctttttctgttttttattaAAGTGGTTTTGATCATCTTTTTAATTAGACTAATCtgttttttatttatgaatttgaAGTTTTATGATTTTGTGATTTCTGTTTATgggaaaaaaaagtttaatttttttcttcattacGAAAGGATTGAACGTGTTCTTGGAAAGAAAATATGtataattttctatttttcattttctatgtTGTTATATTGTGTTTGAAAACTTCtttgagaatttttttaaacttttttttttattacaactCTACTTTTTCACGAACCCTTTTTAGTGAAGAGCGTTTTTTATATAATCTTGGACAACAATCAATATGAGACAATTAACACTAAAATCATGCTGATTACTCTAAAAAAAGTTGTTATATTCTACAACACAAAAGAATATTTAAAGTCATATCGATTCCAATAGTTTCATTTGGTACTTTTTGTTGCTTGATTTTGCCGAGTATATTTTGTTAGTTGAATTTTGATGGTTTATTCGTAGACCATTTTGATTTGGTGATTTAAACATATAGTTTTTTTTGAAGGCCTAACCTCAAGTGGGGTTCCTTTGTAATGGAGAGGGAGAAGTGCTCCAATTCCATTGCCCTTTGGAAACCTGAAGCAGCTTGGTCTGTCATCAATGACAATTGCTGTGGCCACCATGCGAATAAGCTCAGCTTCATCAGATGGTGCCATGACGATCATGTTGGACAAACAAGAAGtatatagaatatcaaatgctCCACAATGGGTTGGACCTTCAGGACCCGCCAAACCCGCCCGATCCACCACAAACCGAACCGGTAATTTTTGAAGATCTACATCATGTACCTacattatcatttttcacaacGTAAAGAAATGATTGAGTTAAGTAGGTGTGGAAATATAAGCTAAGAAAAAGGAGGTAAGGGTTGAAGTTGGTGATGagattataattatatataatggTAGGGTAAGGGAACCTGATCAAAGGCACGTTGAAGGAAAGTGGAGTAAACAGAGCAAAATGGTTTCATCCCCTGTGTGGCCAACCCAGCCGCAAAACTCACGGCGTGCTGCTCCGCAATCCCCACATCGAAGCACCGATCTGGAAATCGCTTCTGGAAGTAATTAAGCGCTGTTCCAGCTCCCATCGCGGCATGGATCCCTACAATCCTATCGTCACATTCTGCTGCTTTAATCAGTGACTCCGCAAAGTATTGACTGAATGAAAGTTGTGCTTTCGATTTGGTATTTTTCACCTGCTTCCCTGTCTTTGCCTCAAACTCCACCACTCctgataattatttttaatattcaaaTTTCAACATATACATAATACATAATGAAGTATGActatttggtttttgaaaatatatatgtt
Encoded proteins:
- the LOC103491852 gene encoding probable 1-deoxy-D-xylulose-5-phosphate synthase 2, chloroplastic — encoded protein: MKNLSLQDVEELAAEIREEVVYSVSKSGGHLGSNLGTVELTVALHYVFDAPQDKIVWDVGHQAYAHKILTGRRSRMQTVRKAGGLSGFPRRDESIYDTFGAGHSSTSISAALGMAIARDLKGEENNVVSVIGDGAMTAGQAYEAMNNAGYLNSNLIIILNDNAQVSLPTATLDGPAPPVGALSAALAELRQRPFVGATEVKKTKNMVGCGLFGDLGLQYVGPVDGHNVRELVSTFEDVKQRCKNNNNNDKGPFFIHVFTQKGKGYPPAEAAPDRMHGVVEFEAKTGKQVKNTKSKAQLSFSQYFAESLIKAAECDDRIVGIHAAMGAGTALNYFQKRFPDRCFDVGIAEQHAVSFAAGLATQGMKPFCSVYSTFLQRAFDQVHDVDLQKLPVRFVVDRAGLAGPEGPTHCGAFDILYTSCLSNMIVMAPSDEAELIRMVATAIVIDDRPSCFRFPKGNGIGALLPLHYKGTPLEIGKGRVLMEGNRVALLGYGSIVQQCLEAARILKTLGVSTTVADARFCKPLDSELVKCLAKQHEILITVEEGSIGGFGSHVSQFLSLTGILDGPLKFRAMVLPDRYIEQGLPHHQLEEAGLSAMNIVSVALSLLGTAKERDEIKLV